The following proteins are encoded in a genomic region of Zea mays cultivar B73 chromosome 9, Zm-B73-REFERENCE-NAM-5.0, whole genome shotgun sequence:
- the LOC103639045 gene encoding PI-PLC X domain-containing protein At5g67130, translated as MGRSFSSTAAPVRPAALAAPPLLLFLLLGLLGAAAANVGDSCSTSADCGAGQWCFDCEPQLSGSHCVRSAATNPFQLINNSLPFNKYAYLTTHNAYAIVGEPSHTGIPRVTFDNQEDTVTDQLNNGVRALMLDTYDFKGDVWLCHSSGGKCNDFTAFEPALDTFKEIEAFLAANPSEIVTLILEDYVHAPNGLTNVFNASGLLKYWFPVSRMPPSGQDWPLVSDMVATNQRLLVFTSVSSKQSAEGIAYQWNFMVENNYGDDGMDAGKCSNRAESAPLNDNTKSLVLMNYFPSLPVKFTACLQHSQSLVDMVSTCYGAAGNRWANFVAVDYYKRSDGGGAFQATDLLNGRLLCGCQDIRACSQGSGVVCSA; from the exons ATGGGCCGCTCCTTCAGTAGTACAGCGGCGCCTGTTCGGCCTGCTGCGCTCGCGGCGCCGCccctcctcctcttcctcttgCTCGGGCTCCTGGGAGCTGCGGCTGCCAAT GTCGGGGACTCCTGCTCCACGAGCGCGGACTGCGGCGCCGGCCAGTGGTGCTTCGACTGCGAGCCCCAGCTCTCCGGCTCCCACTGCGTCCGCTCCGCCGCCACCAACCCCTTCCAGCTCATT AACAACTCGTTGCCGTTCAACAAGTACGCCTACCTCACGACGCACAACGCGTACGCCATCGTCGGGGAGCCCTCGCACACCGGGATCCCGCGCGTCACCTTCGACAACCAGGAGGACACGGTCACCGACCAGCTGAAT AACGGAGTCCGGGCGCTGATGCTCGACACGTACGACTTCAAGGGAGACGTGTGGCTGTGCCATTCGAGCGGAGGGAAATGCAACGACTTCACCGCGTTC GAACCTGCACTGGACACTTTCAAGGAGATCGAGGCGTTCCTTGCAGCAAACCCGTCCGAAATCGTCACGCTGATCCTAGAGGACTACGTCCACGCGCCGAACGGGCTGACGAACGTGTTCAACGCGTCTGGCCTGCTCAAGTACTGGTTCCCGGTGTCGAGGATGCCGCCGAGCGGCCAGGACTGGCCTCTCGTCAGCGACATGGTCGCGACCAACCAGCGCCTCCTGGTGTTCACCTCCGTCAGCTCCAAACAGAGCGCGGAAGGCATCGCTTACCAGTGGAACTTCATGGTCGAGAACAACT ACGGTGATGACGggatggatgccgggaaatgctcGAACCGTGCCGAGTCTGCTCCTCTCAACGACAACACCAAGTCGCTGGTCCTCATGAACTACTTCCCGTCGCTCCCTGTCAAGTTTACAGCGTGCCTGCAGCACTCCCAGAGCCTTGTTGACATGGTGAGTACGTGCTACGGCGCCGCGGGGAACCGATGGGCTAATTTTGTCGCGGTTGATTACTACAAG AGAAGCGACGGAGGCGGGGCCTTCCAGGCCACGGACTTGCTCAATGGTAGACTGTTATGCGGGTGCCAGGACATCAGGGCATGCTCG CAAGGTTCCGGTGTAGTATGTTCTGCATAA